ACTATTGGTTAATTGTATGGCAAAAGATACTCTCAATAGTTATAGCTGTTGTTTCTGCAATTCTTTGGTCCGCAGCGTATAATGGTACTGCTACTACCCCTGGCGGAGGCGGGGGTGTGGGTGATGGCGGTGAAGACAAACTTAAACTGAGTGGAGCATTGTCACCAATCCTCATGATTGCATTAGGATACAGTCTCCAAAATGCCTTTTACCCTGCCGTTGCACCTTACAAGCTTATCGGAGCTGAAAGAGGGTATAAAATTGGGATGGCAGTTTTAATCATCAGTGCCATACCACCTCTCACAATAGTGGCTTTaaaaaaatgtagtatatcTCCCAGTACGAAATGGACTGGAGGCGACCAATATTGGCATTGTGCATGGGTTTTTTTCGTTGTGGAGATAACATGTGCACTCTTATTCCTCATAGGTCTGCATTATCCCTACTGCTCTATatcacaccagttgagaaACAACATCTGGGTTCTTGCTGTTTTTACTATATCATATGATTTATCAGCACAAGTATTGAGAGTTGTAGGATCTAACGGAGCGAGTTGGCAGGCAGAACAAAGAAAGAATAACTCAAAGGTGGACACATTTGCAACCTGCCTTTACTCCTTCACACAGGTCGTTTTCGCCTTCATGGGCGATGGATACCTCAGGGTATATTCACAGTATGAAAGTGACCTGAATAGCTGGCCTACAGAACACTATGGCAGACTCAGATCCTTTTGGTTCTGGTACTGGAATACTACAAAAGTAGCATGCAAAGCCATGAAAAGCGCTTTTACTAGAAATGTTAGAGCTGAGATTCAGACTAACAAGGAGTTTCTCTTTATTGTTTATGAAGATGCTCCACCTGAGGGTGATCCCTTCTTTGACCTTCCATTTATCAAGAAGAAATCCTCTAAAGATAATTGCAGATTAGAGAGGACATACATTTTTCACTAAGCTTACTTCTTAATGCAGTCTTTACAACTTTGTagttttaatttgtttgCTATTCTAGTACTCGGTATTACGGTTAGTTTATAGTCCAGGCTTGGCGTCCCTAAAGATGTCCCTGGAAGAACTATGCATTGGAAGGATACTAATCACTCTATAAGTGTAAAAGGGACTACCATTAGTTAGACGTGCACACTCCAAGGGAGTGTGAACAAGATACCGAATTACGGTATTCTGgtatactgcattaaaatgttaaatCCCCGGAGTTTGTTTACTGCTCCATCCAATAAGGACTAAAAAGAGAGACTGATGCATCAACGCTGACTTTTAGCATGATCTTTTAAAGAGTATTTTCTACTGTCTACTGGCAAGATCGAGTATAATAGAAGCACTAACATCCTGAGGAACTTCTGTATGAGTTTGACAAGTGATATactttatcatctcctCTATCTTCTTATCCaattcctccttctttAGCTCCTTCCATGCTCCACTaattttctcaaaatatttagACTGGTCGTTATTACCACCACTTAAAAATACGGTTACGAGGGCGTGATCTTCCTTCCTAAATGATATCACGACTTCACAGTTTTTATCCCCGGCAGCCTTCCAAAGTTCCTCTTCTCCATCACTCACTGAAGATATACGAAAGGTGTCCTTTGGAAGGTATAGCTTGTACTCAAAACAACCACCGTCCTTTGTATGCACATCCAAGTTTGTATGATTCGGACTGGCAATATCAAGGGTAACGGCTGTGGTTGTCTCAGCAGGAGAAAGACCCTCGGGAGTTTCTGTGAAGGCCCCCTTTAATGCTCCTTTAGCGCCATCATCATCTCCACAGCGGCAGAGTCTTACCAGAGACACCGCCAATAGTACAGCTAGaaccttcatcttttatACTCTATATTCGTCCAAATAAAAGTTATACTATTCATATAGGCACGAATTACAGCTCCAAATCGCAAAAACGTAAGCATGAACGGGGAGTAGCTATAGGCCGCTGAAGCAAGAAACGACGAGCATGCGCCTCTATCGTCTTACATTTAAAGCacaatggaaagaagatCAAAAGCCTCAAAAGTGTGAGATATGGCAGAGCTGAAAAGTCCCCTTATTCCTTTAATAATGCTGTAGACTCGCCTACTGGGAGTCGAACCCAGGAACGAGAGATGGTGGGGGTAAATAACACTCTTGGCCGGAATCTTAACCTCAAAATTCGCCAGCCCGGTACATGGCATACATAGACAGTTGTAATGGTTCACAAATCGCCTCTGTTTTGGGATGAACGGGGATGGctgaaggaagagactGGGAAGATGTCCAAATGCCCAGCTTCTAAACTGAATGAGTTCCACgttcttcttcctttactgAGAGTATAATTACAAACCTAGCTCCAGTGTCTCCGTATAAGTATGATATTAGAGAGGGTGAAAAGTTGAGGATCTGCAAGGCTACACAGTCCACTCAGCAGTAAATACGCCCAGGGTAGCTTAATTAATATATATTACTAGAGGCAGTTAAACAGGCGGTTCCGGATAATCTCAAAGAGCTGTACGAATGAAAAGTCCAAAAGAATGAGTATTAGATGAATGGAGAACCTGAAAGGCTAAAAGAGCTGCTGCATGCCAAGGTGAGAATGGAGACTACATGAGCGAAGCGAATGGGCGAGTATACACTTCCCCgtaggctttagccggaggGAGAGTAGTTACCTATGGGAGCCCAAGGAAGAGAGGTTAACAGCATAGTACAAGCAATGACCcaacaagaacagaaacaactaacatgaaacaaaaacaaacaaacaaattaagaccaactactcagtacagattccctagtctccctaagtattcatccatagacacccattaaatctgtcgaacccaaggatctcctctatagcgattataaagtttccatcctccaaaaaatgttgcagcACTtccggcaagagtaccagaggtagaTCCAAACgctgtccatagtacagaACCGGTAGCAGCAACTCCACCAGCAAAAGCAGCAGGAGGTTTAGGAGATTCAGCAGTAGAATCAGATTCTTGAGAAGCAGCAGGAGGAGGATTAGGTTCAACTGCAGGAGGAGCAGAAGGTGGAGTATCTTGAGACTCTGGAtcaaaacattttttcAAGTATTTACATCCATCAAACCCTTTTAGTTCATCCACAAGTGCATTAAAGCCGTTTTTACATGTAAGGTTACTGAAATTGCTGGGTTTTATGCCGTTTAGGTTGTCCGGGGCTTCTTCCCAAATATCACTGGAAGGACGTTGCTTGTACCATCCAGTAGCATCTGAGCCTCCAGAAGTTCCACCTTCGATATATATAAGCACCGGGTTATTGTTACAGTAGAATGCACATACGGTTTGCACATCAAAAATTGGAAATGATAGCCCCTTAAAAGTTATATTCTTCACTTGACcttgttcatcttcattgtACTTTATGCCAGCTAGTTTTGATTCAACACCCATGAAGTGTCTATATGTTGCAAGAGAGGTTTGGTTCTGATGTGTTTGGCAAGAAACATTTACCTCCTTTGCGTATATTTTCTTTGTACTAGATCCATTATGGTAAGTGCAACAGTACCATTTACCTTTTCTTTTAGATACATCGTATGATAGGTCTAATGTAACTACACCGTTAAGGAGACAGTTTAGGAGATGGAGCTTTTCTCTCAGTTTGTCTTCTGTATCAATAGTAGATGTTTGCCAATAAAAGTCTCCATCCTTTCCaatattctcataataAAGGTCTGCAGATTGTACTCCATCAGTGTTATGCCTGGtaatttttacaagaagAGGTCTACCTCTCTGATCAGTGGGACCCTTTGGTCTACTTTCCAAAGTGGTCCAATATAATACGGACACAGAAGTGACAAACTCAGTGGATGTTCCATTCACTATCCCAGAAGTATGTATACCTTCATAATTTACATTCTGGAGCGTAAAGTACTTCCTACCATATACCTTGTAGGTAGAGTCAGTAAACCCAGCTATACTATAATTTGGAGTTATGTATACGTTAGAAGAGTTACCTCCATAAATAGTATACTGTCCAATTTCAGATCTGTTATAAATGTCAATTGTCACAGAAGGAGGCTTACAGTTACTAGCAAGGGTATCAAGAACTTTGACAATGGCTTCATAATCACTTTCTTTCCTTTCATTGAAGTCATTAACCTCTTTCCAAATAGGAACAATACTAGCTACGTTGCTCTCTGGCTTTTTAAACCAGCTTTTTCCAGTAGGAGAATCTGGCACATAAATGAGGAGGGGATTATCTGCCGTAGTGCCACCATTGACTTCACTCTTGCAAAAATAAACAGTGACTTTATTAGCACCCATTATAGGCTGGCGCATACCACTTAGTGTTATAGAAGTACCTCCGTTCTTGAACTCAGATATATTGaatcttcctccattagaTGGACTGTGAGCATAAGCAGTGTAGTTTCCAAGCTTTCCGCCATCACTTACTTTAACCTTGACTCTATTACCAAGATGCTTGTCTCCACTATGGCAATACTCTCCACCAGTCTTTGTGACATCTATCTGAACGACATCGTTAATCTCACAATTTAGAACCTCTAACTCAGCTTGACTAGGATTATCATCAGATGAGACTCTAAGTTGATACTCATTCCAGCGACCTTTATTTTTAGAATAATACTTATTTCCATTTGGAGCCTTTTTTAGTACTTTCACTAGCAGGGCTGTCTTAGGCTTCTTGCCAGGACTAACACTCTCATGcctccagtaataagctgAAACTGAGGTGACATCCTGTCCCTCTTCTAAAATCCCTGGTATTTTTTGGTAAGCATCATCCTTGATCTCCTTTACTGGAAATTCTTTTCCACTGTTGTCCTCATGTTTGTACTCGTAGAAATTCGCAGTAGATCCTTTGTCAGGGGGATAGGAAGATCTTGTGACCTTAATCCTCCTAATACTATCTGGATAATATATGGGACCATCATTCTCTGGCTTTTGTTTAAGCTCAATGGTCAATTGTGGTGGGTTTGACATTAGAGGCTGGGACTGACCTACGGCTTGTATCTGTACGGATGTTTGGCTACTCCCAGATGAAATTTGCCGAACACAATTTTCAATATTACAGCCAATAGTTTTAAGTACCGTCACAAGTTTGTTCTTTTTTTCACATTCCGGATTACTAACATCTCCTGGCTGTATATTTTTTAGATCAGACTGAACTAGTTCCCACTTACTTTCGTGATCATTATTATTTTTCCTTTTATACCACTTATTCGTTCCATTGTGTCCATTACCTTTTACATAGATAAGCACTGGGTTTCCTCCACAGTAGAATGCAGAGACACTAACAGAACCAGTGATGGGAAACTCTATTTCATCTgcatttattcttttcctAATTGTATCACTGGAAGCGTAATACTTTATTTTTGCGAGTTGACTCCCTTGAGTAATAGAATGAACATAATACTCCATGGAATCAGACTTGTCAGTCTTACCAAAATTGTGAGAAATTGAAATCCTTTTATTACAACAATACTGTCCATTCTTCCTAGACTCCGATAGATCCATGGTAACTGCTTGGTTGAGTCTGCAGTTAAGGTCATCCAGTTCCTTCTCGAGGGCTTCACTTGTGATGGGTTCATTTCTATATCTTTGACCTGGGCTCCATGTATATTGTCCCTTGTTAAAATAATAATCATATTTCCCGTCGTCTTTCCGCACTTCTATAAACAAAGGATTATTCATGTTACCGTCTACATCCCAATACCAGACCGATAGATGTTTTATGTTATTATTGTTACCATTTACACCTACATCAACTGTTGGACCACTATCCCCGTATATAACCTTTTCAACCTTGAAAGGCTCTCCAGATGTCCCAGTAGCTGAAGTATGTTTGAACTTAAAGAAGCCAGAACCTTTAGGATCCTCAGATTTTTCCAGGCTTATAGGTAGTCCATCCCTTGGTATATATGTGCCATATCCATTTTGTTTTTCCGAAATGTTACGTTTTATATCAATTATAATTCCACTTGTGGATTTTAGAGCTTTTATAGTGGGAACCAAGAGTGATACATCTCCGTCTTCTCTTTCATAATATCCTCCTTCGTCTTCCGACTCTTCTACGTCAGCGTCATCGATGCTACCAAAATTGTTATTTTGGTCATCATTATCCCAGTGATTAGCACTTGATAGTTGTACTTGCCCATAATTCTGGTCTCCATTGGGAAATGGTGGTGTTACAGATTTAGCACATATATATAGATTTCCTTTCAGTTCCTCTAGAATCCCTCTAATATAACTCTGATCTGCGAAATTATTATTTCCACTAGCATCTTCCCATCCATCATTCTccctttttctttttaaCCACCTATTAGTTCCATCTTCAATCTTGACAAGAATAGGAGCGTAAGGGTTACAATCTGCAAAGTACACTGTGACCTTTTCAACTTTTTCCAGAGGAAAATTAATGTCAGTCTTCTGTTCAATATTCCAACTAACTATAGATgatattgtaaaagtttTCTCGTTTGGAATAATAGGTACGTGTTCATAACTAGTATAGTCTCGGATCCTTTCCTCAGTTCGTCTAACTCTTATTCTCTTATCCTTACACTTGCTGTTGCAGTATCTCCAACCTGTCCTTGATATGTCAAGTTTTAATA
This region of Theileria equi strain WA chromosome 1, complete sequence genomic DNA includes:
- a CDS encoding hypothetical protein (encoded by transcript BEWA_026020A), with the protein product MSSQPLVEMSEEKKGDENNGLKNAAAYFSGFAIYLFSHFSISAGNFAASRFRIPSSLVGLYINRFIISYRISTFAGNTLMTIYDIGVGKHMDKVSTVLRWSDAMTYVLALFIFWMGGEQGYITFYYWFTVTVGLLNGLSFVSNIKVGSKQMSYFLVSFPTSGIFVSLFHIIFLEIFNRFRLSNTYYWLIVWQKILSIVIAVVSAILWSAAYNGTATTPGGGGGVGDGGEDKLKLSGALSPILMIALGYSLQNAFYPAVAPYKLIGAERGYKIGMAVLIISAIPPLTIVALKKCSISPSTKWTGGDQYWHCAWVFFVVEITCALLFLIGLHYPYCSISHQLRNNIWVLAVFTISYDLSAQVLRVVGSNGASWQAEQRKNNSKVDTFATCLYSFTQVVFAFMGDGYLRVYSQYESDLNSWPTEHYGRLRSFWFWYWNTTKVACKAMKSAFTRNVRAEIQTNKEFLFIVYEDAPPEGDPFFDLPFIKKKSSKDNCRLERTYIFH
- a CDS encoding signal peptide-containing protein (encoded by transcript BEWA_026030A): MKVLAVLLAVSLVRLCRCGDDDGAKGALKGAFTETPEGLSPAETTTAVTLDIASPNHTNLDVHTKDGGCFEYKLYLPKDTFRISSVSDGEEELWKAAGDKNCEVVISFRKEDHALVTVFLSGGNNDQSKYFEKISGAWKELKKEELDKKIEEMIKYITCQTHTEVPQDVSASIILDLASRQ
- a CDS encoding hypothetical protein (encoded by transcript BEWA_026040A), with product MATLIDISKKCHGTCTCYINQEKDITAKREDNVTQLDKYGHCTHNAGSKQLALYWKTIKLETTSGISFTKLQAVTTYYHKQYELGSSIGKPLLIRVKEGNDEHWYENAGHHAHKKWRRINEGQSYKFLPSGSKYLKDKLQALACSLYGYHQVDIYYGSAYIYRCPICKKRVNGNISEEKAPNGITGYTRYKHSNINENSVLVYNGNKLVYRNQPKGGKAHYLQIPVDPYNYSYIGVYYWDGDNDRKNPLIIEIGVKNGTGSFWFENIGQPGTKHEKWRPLHKGDTLQNLQNILDVLNCLFNRVVQIKFGVTGCHNPKYVTLHKTRIKSFYNGVIYNLPGFAVHEYTSTDDFKDKPFNISKFILEGRDHTFPKDDLPFRDVIKLSAYESSCDNGKPFLICLEFHGNNESNWYFRERSGDSWKEYGTFRNQKPGDVGNKIDSELKQIRAELKINACSSRVLSDGINLGIKITPQSGHATMYSSRQTSIIVVKDLDNPVEGFFRNTHRPGKTELFTVNKKLIDGDSIGSSPKGIIDVKDFFVYFWHGAPNTPILLGVNQKDQTETKYYGKSSNHVGLTWMTEQVRDLEEQQALDHQNCQLNDAIPIELTKPEDFQPFHLGKLKSKCLSTKYLSKIPSGSLPHGAKKDYKIEGYQVNGKTRISRVTYGDKPTNILPPYTEYGPTFNIYHWTRNSGVPLLVEFKSSTGDSTWYENLGGTPPYTNWKRVDEKEVKGFYKDKNPKNDLTDKFTDKLNEVNCRVNKVLKLDISRTGWRYCNSKCKDKRIRVRRTEERIRDYTSYEHVPIIPNEKTFTISSIVSWNIEQKTDINFPLEKVEKVTVYFADCNPYAPILVKIEDGTNRWLKRKRENDGWEDASGNNNFADQSYIRGILEELKGNLYICAKSVTPPFPNGDQNYGQVQLSSANHWDNDDQNNNFGSIDDADVEESEDEGGYYEREDGDVSLLVPTIKALKSTSGIIIDIKRNISEKQNGYGTYIPRDGLPISLEKSEDPKGSGFFKFKHTSATGTSGEPFKVEKVIYGDSGPTVDVGVNGNNNNIKHLSVWYWDVDGNMNNPLFIEVRKDDGKYDYYFNKGQYTWSPGQRYRNEPITSEALEKELDDLNCRLNQAVTMDLSESRKNGQYCCNKRISISHNFGKTDKSDSMEYYVHSITQGSQLAKIKYYASSDTIRKRINADEIEFPITGSVSVSAFYCGGNPVLIYVKGNGHNGTNKWYKRKNNNDHESKWELVQSDLKNIQPGDVSNPECEKKNKLVTVLKTIGCNIENCVRQISSGSSQTSVQIQAVGQSQPLMSNPPQLTIELKQKPENDGPIYYPDSIRRIKVTRSSYPPDKGSTANFYEYKHEDNSGKEFPVKEIKDDAYQKIPGILEEGQDVTSVSAYYWRHESVSPGKKPKTALLVKVLKKAPNGNKYYSKNKGRWNEYQLRVSSDDNPSQAELEVLNCEINDVVQIDVTKTGGEYCHSGDKHLGNRVKVKVSDGGKLGNYTAYAHSPSNGGRFNISEFKNGGTSITLSGMRQPIMGANKVTVYFCKSEVNGGTTADNPLLIYVPDSPTGKSWFKKPESNVASIVPIWKEVNDFNERKESDYEAIVKVLDTLASNCKPPSVTIDIYNRSEIGQYTIYGGNSSNVYITPNYSIAGFTDSTYKVYGRKYFTLQNVNYEGIHTSGIVNGTSTEFVTSVSVLYWTTLESRPKGPTDQRGRPLLVKITRHNTDGVQSADLYYENIGKDGDFYWQTSTIDTEDKLREKLHLLNCLLNGVVTLDLSYDVSKRKGKWYCCTYHNGSSTKKIYAKEVNVSCQTHQNQTSLATYRHFMGVESKLAGIKYNEDEQGQVKNITFKGLSFPIFDVQTVCAFYCNNNPVLIYIEGGTSGGSDATGWYKQRPSSDIWEEAPDNLNGIKPSNFSNLTCKNGFNALVDELKGFDGCKYLKKCFDPESQDTPPSAPPAVEPNPPPAASQESDSTAESPKPPAAFAGGVAATGSVLWTAFGSTSGTLAGSAATFFGGWKLYNRYRGDPWVRQI